CCAGCCAAGCGTCGCTGCCGACCGGGATCAGTCCATAGGCGAGGACGCGCTCGCATTCGCCCTGGCTGGAGACAAGGCCCGGGAAGCGGAAAAACACGGAGGGGGTCAGGCCGCTCTCGATCATCTTCTTCTCGGTCAACAGGATTTCTCTGTCCAGGTTGACCCCTTTTTCCAGCAGGAAATTTTGCCGCAGCGGCAGCCGCGGATCGTACTGGTGATGGTAGGAATGGTTGATCCAATCGACCGTGATGGCACCGGATCGCACCAGGCCCTGCAACCAGCGCAAATCTTCACCGTGAGACTCCAGCCACAAGCCGGATACGGCGATGGCCAGCGGCACCGGCTTTTCGATCTTGGCGAAAGCGGCGACGATGTCCAGGAACAGGGTGCGTTCCAGCCGCCGGCGCGTGGGACAAAGGTCGATGGTCAGGCAGACACCCCGCTCATTGGGCAGCGCATGGGTAATGCCGGCATCCTGGAGCGCCCGGGTGTTGTGCGCCGCGTCGCCCATGGCCTTGAAGTAAGGCGTGTCGGCGAAGGCGCCTCGCAATTCCGTCAGGGAGCTTCCGGCCAGGCTGGGAGCGCTCGAAAGGGTGATCGCCGTGGCCATGGTCACCGGGTTGACCCGCAGTTGATACCAGCGGCCGTTGCGGCGGAATTGACGGATGCTGATCGCCATGGCCATGCCGTTCTTACCGGGGACGGGGGCAAAAAACGGCCGATAATCGTCGATGGCCTGCAAGGCCGAGCACAGAAGGCACGCCCCGAGCGGGAGCAGCCATATCTTTTTCCTGACCTTCATTTTCCTCCGCTTGCCTTACAAAGTCCAGGGTGACTCCGCCGGCGCCGTTATTTTAAAATAAATCCCCTGCCGGTGCAACGTCAGGGATGACCCTCGGCTTTGACCAGGCTCTGTCCTGTCCGGGCTGGACGAAATCGCGGCTTGTGATAAAATACACCCATGCGCGTCGTAGTGCAAAGGGTTTCGCAGGCCAGCGTTGAAATTG
This Candidatus Aminicenantes bacterium DNA region includes the following protein-coding sequences:
- a CDS encoding polysaccharide deacetylase produces the protein MKVRKKIWLLPLGACLLCSALQAIDDYRPFFAPVPGKNGMAMAISIRQFRRNGRWYQLRVNPVTMATAITLSSAPSLAGSSLTELRGAFADTPYFKAMGDAAHNTRALQDAGITHALPNERGVCLTIDLCPTRRRLERTLFLDIVAAFAKIEKPVPLAIAVSGLWLESHGEDLRWLQGLVRSGAITVDWINHSYHHQYDPRLPLRQNFLLEKGVNLDREILLTEKKMIESGLTPSVFFRFPGLVSSQGECERVLAYGLIPVGSDAWLAKRQASRPGSIILIHGNGNEARGIKKFLALVARERKAIKQRNWLLFDLRDSVAREE